The Amycolatopsis viridis genome window below encodes:
- a CDS encoding response regulator — MAIEVLLVDDHEVVRRGLREMLSDEPDIEVVAEAGSADEALAVAMHVEPDVAVVDVRLGGTDGVALCRELRARPNPPYCLVLTAFDDEEAMVGAIMAGASGYLLKQVRGQDVVNAVREVAAGRSLLDPVTTARVLDKLRHPADDELARLTERERTVLELIGEGLSNREIAERLFLAEKTVKNHVTSVLSKLGMQRRTQAVAWVARRSK; from the coding sequence ATGGCCATCGAAGTGCTGCTCGTCGACGATCACGAGGTCGTGCGGCGCGGCCTGCGGGAGATGCTCAGCGACGAGCCGGACATCGAGGTCGTCGCCGAGGCGGGCAGCGCCGACGAGGCACTCGCCGTGGCCATGCACGTCGAACCGGACGTGGCGGTCGTCGACGTGCGGCTCGGCGGAACCGACGGCGTGGCGCTGTGCCGGGAGTTGCGGGCGCGGCCGAACCCGCCGTACTGCCTGGTCCTCACCGCCTTCGACGACGAGGAAGCCATGGTCGGCGCGATCATGGCCGGGGCGTCGGGGTACCTGCTGAAGCAGGTCCGCGGGCAGGACGTGGTCAACGCCGTCCGGGAGGTCGCCGCCGGCCGGTCGCTGCTCGACCCGGTCACCACCGCGCGCGTGCTGGACAAGCTGCGGCACCCGGCCGACGACGAGCTGGCGCGGCTCACCGAGCGGGAACGCACGGTGCTGGAGCTGATCGGCGAGGGCCTGTCCAACCGGGAGATCGCCGAGCGCCTGTTCCTCGCCGAGAAGACGGTGAAGAACCACGTCACGTCCGTGCTGTCCAAGCTGGGCATGCAGCGCCGCACGCAAGCCGTGGCGTGGGTGGCGCGCCGCAGCAAGTAG